A DNA window from Bacteroides cellulosilyticus contains the following coding sequences:
- a CDS encoding phage tail sheath family protein produces the protein MGEYKTPGVYIKEKNAFGNSIVEVETAVPVFIGLTEVALDGTSSLLNKPVRISSMTEYNTYFGGAPTPQFMLSSEDIKADDKDKFLFCFPDSEKKTALKCGVLGHICTLYYHMVLFFANGGGTCYVVSLGGYNADFCELYSANKDTVFANIKKEQDITMVVVPEAVNSANCMNVYTDLLKELCDKQKYFALLDVPMEAGAKTEDISDSFGTGIGTTNLQYAAAYYPWLETSVLSDADIDSRVLVWNYNAETTPSTFSGDSKVDEYIKKCITMISTSKDAAGKELKADDIQQVKTDLHNALLQNWPQYKSLAKKVKDYLNLLPPSAAMAGVYTMVDNTRGVWKAPANVSLNYVNKPAVPITGKDQEVLNMPMTGKAINAIRTFPGEGIKVWGARTLDGNSQDWRYINVRRTMIFLEQSIKNAARAYVFEPNDANTWINMKCMIENFLRSVWKRGGLAGSTPEDAYEVHVGLGDTMTSDDILEGIMRITVLVAVVHPAEFIEITFQQQAQKS, from the coding sequence ATGGGAGAATATAAGACCCCCGGTGTTTACATCAAAGAGAAGAATGCCTTCGGTAATTCCATAGTGGAAGTTGAAACCGCTGTTCCGGTCTTTATCGGACTTACAGAGGTAGCTCTGGATGGAACCTCATCTTTGCTGAATAAGCCGGTACGAATTTCATCAATGACGGAGTACAACACGTATTTCGGAGGTGCACCTACACCTCAGTTCATGCTTTCCTCTGAAGATATTAAGGCGGATGACAAGGATAAATTTTTGTTTTGTTTTCCTGATAGTGAAAAGAAAACGGCTTTGAAATGCGGAGTACTGGGGCATATTTGTACCTTGTATTATCATATGGTGCTGTTTTTCGCCAATGGCGGCGGAACGTGCTATGTAGTTTCATTGGGTGGATATAACGCTGATTTTTGTGAGTTGTATTCGGCCAATAAGGACACAGTGTTTGCCAATATCAAAAAAGAACAGGACATCACAATGGTAGTAGTGCCGGAAGCGGTAAACTCGGCCAACTGCATGAATGTTTATACCGATTTGCTGAAGGAGTTGTGCGACAAGCAAAAATATTTTGCCTTGTTGGATGTGCCAATGGAAGCGGGCGCTAAGACAGAGGATATATCGGATTCGTTTGGGACAGGTATAGGCACTACAAACCTGCAATACGCGGCAGCCTATTATCCCTGGCTGGAAACCTCGGTGTTATCGGATGCTGACATTGATAGTAGAGTGCTGGTCTGGAACTATAATGCAGAAACCACTCCAAGCACCTTTAGTGGTGATTCGAAGGTGGACGAGTATATCAAAAAGTGTATTACTATGATAAGCACATCGAAAGATGCAGCTGGTAAGGAACTGAAAGCGGACGATATTCAACAAGTTAAGACCGATCTTCATAATGCCTTGTTGCAGAACTGGCCGCAATATAAGTCGCTGGCGAAGAAAGTGAAAGACTATTTGAACCTGCTGCCTCCCTCGGCTGCAATGGCTGGAGTTTATACGATGGTAGACAATACACGTGGCGTGTGGAAAGCCCCAGCCAATGTATCTTTGAACTACGTGAACAAGCCTGCTGTTCCTATTACGGGCAAAGACCAGGAAGTATTGAATATGCCGATGACCGGAAAGGCTATTAATGCCATCCGTACCTTCCCCGGCGAAGGTATCAAGGTATGGGGTGCCCGTACACTGGACGGCAATTCGCAGGACTGGCGTTACATCAATGTGCGTCGCACGATGATTTTTCTGGAACAGTCGATAAAGAATGCCGCTCGTGCCTATGTGTTCGAACCGAACGATGCCAATACATGGATCAACATGAAGTGCATGATTGAGAATTTCCTGCGTAGTGTATGGAAACGTGGGGGACTTGCGGGCTCAACACCTGAAGATGCCTACGAAGTACATGTCGGCCTGGGTGATACCATGACAAGTGATGATATTTTGGAAGGGATTATGCGTATCACAGTGCTGGTAGCTGTTGTTCACCCGGCAGAGTTTATCGAAATCACTTTCCAACAGCAGGCGCAAAAGAGCTGA
- the vgrG gene encoding type VI secretion system tip protein VgrG: MAESPSVHKDRVLACSVYCNGSKLKDEYALVAATVHQELNRIGKATLKFNAGNIGNQTFDESDADLFKPGNAIRLDAGDTEKEDTLFDGVIIGLRIIIDKDFRSYMLVECRDHAYSATQGRKNCIFEKRKDCDIIKEVLSAYGSVEVDSTTYQHPTLVQYYCSDWDFALSRADANGLFVFTDGSKIKVKKPDVSASPVLTVTCGVDLTAFDLELSANDQFTKYEAMSWDPVTQKAVKVSATSPSLNKQGDLQPKSIATGDSFLLQTDAPTDEKALKQWADGMALKAGLARYQGSCSFYGSAKVVPGCIIELKGLGKRFNGNLFVGSVTHTIENNEWITEAGAGVSSLNITDETDVVCPSASGFLPGLQGLHAAVVTKLDGDPLKECRIQIELPWMDGKNKLLWARLSTMYATNASGNFFLPEPNDEVVVGFMNEDPGHPIILGGVYGAKHKPPYEYEAKNNTKAIVTREKMRIEFNEEKKVITVSTPGKNTVEISDDDKHIKLTDQHKNEIVMDSSGISLSSAKDIKLKAKGTITMDATSKISATAKQDVSLEGLNVKVQAKVGATVKGNATAELSASGQTTVKGAMVMIN; this comes from the coding sequence ATGGCTGAATCGCCTTCTGTACACAAAGACCGCGTACTAGCTTGTTCCGTTTATTGTAACGGAAGCAAACTGAAAGATGAGTACGCTTTAGTTGCCGCTACGGTGCATCAGGAACTGAACCGTATTGGCAAAGCAACATTGAAGTTTAATGCCGGAAATATAGGCAATCAAACCTTTGACGAGAGTGATGCCGACCTTTTCAAACCGGGCAATGCTATCCGTCTGGACGCAGGCGATACGGAAAAGGAAGATACGCTGTTCGATGGAGTGATTATCGGGTTACGCATTATCATTGATAAGGATTTTCGTTCCTATATGTTGGTGGAGTGTCGTGACCATGCCTATTCCGCCACGCAAGGACGTAAGAATTGTATTTTTGAGAAGAGGAAGGACTGTGACATCATTAAGGAAGTATTGTCTGCCTACGGTAGTGTGGAAGTAGATTCCACAACCTATCAGCACCCCACGCTGGTACAGTATTATTGTTCCGATTGGGACTTTGCCCTTTCGCGTGCCGATGCCAACGGCTTGTTTGTCTTCACTGATGGTAGTAAGATAAAGGTGAAGAAGCCCGATGTGAGTGCGTCGCCTGTACTGACTGTAACTTGTGGTGTTGACCTGACTGCTTTTGACCTCGAACTATCCGCTAACGACCAGTTTACGAAATATGAAGCGATGTCGTGGGATCCAGTTACACAGAAAGCTGTGAAAGTGTCCGCTACCTCCCCCTCGCTCAACAAGCAGGGTGACTTGCAGCCGAAGAGTATTGCCACGGGTGATAGCTTTCTGTTGCAAACCGATGCGCCTACAGACGAAAAAGCGTTGAAACAATGGGCGGATGGTATGGCACTGAAAGCTGGATTGGCACGTTATCAAGGATCATGCAGCTTTTATGGTTCCGCCAAGGTGGTACCCGGTTGCATCATCGAACTGAAAGGCTTGGGTAAACGATTCAACGGCAATCTGTTTGTCGGATCAGTGACGCATACTATCGAGAACAACGAATGGATAACCGAAGCGGGTGCAGGTGTTTCATCTCTGAACATTACTGATGAAACTGATGTGGTATGCCCTTCCGCTTCCGGCTTTCTGCCCGGTTTGCAGGGACTCCATGCGGCGGTAGTGACGAAACTGGACGGTGATCCGCTGAAAGAATGCCGTATCCAGATAGAATTGCCATGGATGGATGGGAAGAACAAACTGCTTTGGGCAAGGCTCTCCACTATGTATGCCACAAATGCATCAGGTAACTTCTTCCTGCCCGAACCGAATGATGAAGTGGTGGTGGGCTTTATGAATGAAGACCCCGGACATCCTATCATATTGGGTGGGGTGTATGGTGCAAAGCACAAACCGCCTTATGAATACGAGGCGAAAAATAATACGAAAGCCATTGTCACCCGTGAGAAGATGCGGATAGAATTCAATGAGGAAAAGAAGGTGATAACGGTTTCCACTCCTGGAAAAAACACAGTGGAAATCAGCGATGACGACAAGCATATTAAGTTGACCGACCAGCACAAGAATGAGATTGTGATGGATAGCAGTGGTATTTCCCTTTCGTCGGCAAAAGATATCAAACTGAAAGCGAAAGGTACCATCACAATGGATGCCACTTCAAAAATCAGCGCCACCGCCAAGCAGGATGTCAGTTTGGAAGGGCTGAACGTGAAAGTGCAGGCTAAAGTGGGAGCAACCGTTAAAGGCAATGCCACAGCGGAACTTTCAGCTTCGGGCCAAACTACCGTCAAAGGTGCAATGGTCATGATAAACTAA
- a CDS encoding GPW/gp25 family protein, which yields MSKKNNVLDNDAFLGKGWSFPPTLTEDGVDMVAYEQDIEQSLYVLLSTSPGERVNRYDYGCPLRKYTFEVMDTEIVTQMRNDITRAILLFEPRITLEEVSFEKREEEGVLLIKLVYTIVRTNNRSNMVYPFYFNEGTSI from the coding sequence ATGAGCAAAAAGAACAATGTATTAGACAACGATGCCTTTTTGGGCAAAGGCTGGAGCTTTCCGCCTACGCTGACAGAAGACGGTGTAGATATGGTGGCTTATGAGCAGGATATTGAGCAAAGCTTGTATGTTCTGTTGAGTACATCGCCCGGCGAACGGGTAAACCGCTATGACTATGGTTGTCCGCTCCGTAAGTATACTTTTGAGGTGATGGATACGGAAATAGTAACGCAGATGCGGAATGACATCACAAGGGCAATCCTTCTCTTCGAGCCACGCATCACGCTGGAAGAAGTTTCCTTTGAAAAAAGGGAGGAGGAAGGGGTGCTGCTGATAAAGCTGGTATATACCATTGTGAGGACGAATAATCGAAGTAATATGGTTTATCCGTTCTATTTTAATGAAGGGACAAGTATATGA
- a CDS encoding PAAR domain-containing protein, translated as MPPAARITDMHTCPMQTPAFPSPIPHVGGPITGPCVQNVLIGKMPAAVVGDMCVCVGPPDTIVKGSSTVMIGGRPAARMGDSTAHGGTIVIGCPTVMIGG; from the coding sequence ATGCCTCCAGCAGCAAGAATAACTGATATGCACACCTGCCCCATGCAAACCCCGGCGTTTCCCTCGCCGATACCGCATGTGGGCGGACCGATAACCGGTCCATGTGTGCAGAATGTTTTGATAGGGAAAATGCCGGCAGCCGTCGTAGGCGATATGTGCGTCTGCGTGGGACCTCCGGATACAATAGTAAAAGGTTCATCCACTGTAATGATAGGTGGCAGACCTGCAGCTCGTATGGGTGACAGCACCGCGCATGGTGGCACAATAGTCATTGGATGTCCAACAGTGATGATAGGAGGATAA
- a CDS encoding phage tail protein has translation MADNGSAQSQDTKMWPLPSFHFKVTLGSVGEISFSEVSGLETEFEEITYRAGDSNDFTKLKMPGLKKVSDITLKKGMFVSDSQLWKWIGNVNMNIIQRENVTISLLDESHSAVKTWSLINAWPKKITVEGFKADGNSVAMETLILAHEGIQITE, from the coding sequence ATGGCAGATAATGGATCAGCACAGAGTCAGGACACTAAGATGTGGCCGTTACCGAGTTTTCATTTCAAAGTGACATTGGGAAGTGTGGGTGAAATATCTTTCAGTGAAGTATCGGGCCTTGAAACCGAATTCGAAGAAATCACCTATCGTGCCGGTGACAGTAATGATTTCACGAAGTTGAAGATGCCCGGCTTAAAGAAAGTGAGTGACATTACCTTGAAAAAAGGCATGTTCGTTTCTGACTCCCAACTATGGAAATGGATTGGCAATGTGAACATGAATATCATCCAACGCGAAAACGTAACCATCAGTTTGCTGGATGAGTCGCATTCAGCCGTAAAGACCTGGTCATTGATAAATGCTTGGCCGAAGAAGATTACGGTGGAAGGTTTCAAGGCCGATGGTAATTCAGTAGCTATGGAAACATTGATTCTGGCACATGAAGGAATACAGATTACTGAATAA
- a CDS encoding phage tail protein, whose amino-acid sequence MIENLAWKFLPPYEFYFRVCFMERLVSLFYASFTEVSGLGWNYEKQTQTGSENTAQELPKAIKYGKITLKSPLVPLVAPFELWVNDCCDSLNMKNAKDQIVALDMVVTLQSQANVPVAAWLCSHCYPVGCSLSGLDAARSGLAMETVILNCNRLERKL is encoded by the coding sequence ATGATTGAGAACCTTGCATGGAAATTTCTGCCGCCCTATGAATTCTATTTTCGGGTGTGTTTTATGGAGAGACTTGTCTCACTGTTTTACGCCTCGTTTACAGAAGTCAGCGGTTTAGGGTGGAACTATGAGAAACAGACACAGACGGGGTCGGAGAATACTGCCCAAGAATTGCCCAAAGCAATCAAATACGGCAAAATAACTTTGAAATCACCGCTTGTGCCTTTAGTTGCACCGTTTGAACTCTGGGTGAACGACTGTTGTGACAGTTTGAACATGAAAAATGCCAAAGATCAAATTGTAGCTCTGGATATGGTCGTTACGCTACAAAGTCAGGCCAATGTTCCGGTTGCAGCTTGGCTGTGTTCGCATTGTTATCCGGTAGGATGCTCGCTCAGTGGATTGGATGCCGCAAGAAGTGGACTTGCAATGGAAACTGTCATTTTGAATTGTAATCGGTTGGAACGTAAACTGTAG